One genomic window of Desmospora activa DSM 45169 includes the following:
- a CDS encoding S8 family serine peptidase, with product MTDRLKRALVFLVALALAVSPGVFTMDARAAAGLDTTKLDSAFSTQLKQDKGKYYDVIVVFKQKKDVKQLDSFNRDYKTFRVLPMARMLLNKQEIEEVTRWDHVRFVEPNRKLQLFNAEGREMTRSEQVQQELGYDGSDIEVAVIDTGADGLHPDLSNLKYNWQVFGTLGLAGDSYISSTPDGIDLETPLLDAHAKTGVSINTDEYGHGTHVIGTVAGTGEASDGRYRGMAPKATIHSYSSSAGIFLIFTLESYDHILYQNQQGKADIRIINNSWGSSGCEFNPFNTTNVATRMAYEQGILSVFAYGNDGPDPDTCNPYTTAPYVLSVAATEKDYKLAGFSSRGLAEQNHDREAALNNLDAFLDASEEEQASWDYEQKPLGIYRPGVAAPGSGIVSAQNPLHPMTTSGSLYGAASGTSMASPHVAGVMTLVADAYKKTHGKHIQPLDLVRLAEVTANKEVMFGYQAFEAGAGFVDAYASVQSAVANDIPTAVTDDDLVSYEPPTNVKVKTQPYSGTVLANSWQTGIGYEVHGIQVKEGALRIYAEVEWANELENVYISLYAPGLDVETDEPTVSSAGLLDTGNKRYVEYPFPEAGEWQVRIDGRTNTITDYTGKFEIHTAEEE from the coding sequence ATGACTGATCGATTGAAGAGAGCACTTGTGTTTCTAGTAGCGTTGGCACTCGCCGTGTCTCCAGGCGTCTTTACCATGGATGCCCGTGCGGCTGCCGGACTGGACACAACCAAACTGGATTCCGCTTTTTCCACTCAGCTAAAGCAGGACAAAGGGAAATACTATGATGTCATCGTCGTTTTTAAGCAAAAGAAAGATGTAAAGCAATTGGATTCCTTCAACCGAGACTACAAAACCTTCCGTGTGCTTCCGATGGCCCGCATGTTACTGAACAAACAGGAAATTGAGGAAGTTACCCGCTGGGACCACGTCCGCTTTGTGGAACCGAATCGAAAACTACAACTGTTTAATGCAGAAGGAAGAGAGATGACCCGCTCGGAGCAAGTGCAGCAAGAACTGGGTTACGATGGTTCTGACATCGAAGTCGCCGTAATCGACACCGGTGCAGACGGCCTCCATCCCGACCTGTCCAATCTGAAATACAACTGGCAAGTGTTCGGTACATTGGGGTTGGCAGGCGATTCCTACATTAGTTCCACTCCGGATGGAATCGATCTTGAGACCCCTTTGCTCGATGCTCACGCGAAAACAGGCGTCTCGATCAACACCGATGAATACGGTCATGGAACTCATGTGATCGGAACCGTCGCCGGCACCGGCGAAGCCTCGGACGGACGCTACAGAGGCATGGCTCCGAAAGCGACTATTCACAGCTACAGTTCAAGTGCTGGCATTTTCCTAATCTTCACACTGGAATCCTATGATCACATCCTGTACCAAAACCAACAGGGTAAAGCCGACATCCGCATCATCAACAACAGCTGGGGATCTTCCGGTTGTGAGTTTAACCCTTTCAATACAACCAATGTCGCCACGCGCATGGCATATGAGCAAGGGATCTTAAGTGTCTTCGCCTATGGAAATGACGGCCCTGACCCCGATACCTGTAACCCTTACACTACGGCTCCTTATGTGTTAAGTGTCGCTGCTACCGAAAAAGATTACAAGCTGGCCGGGTTTTCCTCACGGGGATTGGCAGAGCAAAACCATGATCGGGAAGCGGCACTAAACAATTTGGATGCGTTTTTGGATGCCTCAGAAGAGGAACAGGCCTCATGGGATTATGAGCAAAAGCCCCTTGGAATTTACCGCCCCGGTGTGGCTGCACCCGGTTCCGGCATCGTCTCCGCCCAAAATCCCCTTCATCCGATGACCACCAGCGGAAGCTTATATGGAGCAGCCAGCGGAACATCGATGGCCTCCCCTCATGTCGCTGGTGTGATGACCTTAGTGGCGGATGCATACAAAAAAACCCACGGCAAACATATCCAACCGCTAGATTTGGTCCGGTTGGCGGAAGTAACGGCAAATAAAGAAGTGATGTTTGGTTACCAAGCGTTTGAAGCCGGGGCTGGATTCGTCGATGCCTATGCTTCCGTCCAAAGCGCTGTAGCTAACGACATCCCCACAGCCGTTACAGATGACGATCTGGTTTCGTATGAGCCTCCCACCAACGTCAAAGTAAAAACCCAACCCTACAGTGGAACCGTATTGGCGAATTCCTGGCAAACTGGGATCGGATACGAGGTGCACGGTATCCAAGTCAAAGAGGGCGCTCTCCGCATTTATGCGGAGGTAGAGTGGGCCAATGAACTGGAAAACGTCTATATCAGCTTGTATGCCCCCGGTCTGGATGTTGAAACGGATGAACCGACGGTCTCCAGCGCTGGATTATTGGATACCGGCAACAAACGTTATGTAGAATACCCCTTTCCGGAAGCAGGGGAGTGGCAAGTGCGGATCGATGGCCGCACCAACACCATCACGGATTATACCGGTAAGTTTGAAATCCACACTGCGGAAGAGGAGTGA
- a CDS encoding Asp23/Gls24 family envelope stress response protein, which yields MAEYGSEGAIRIADDVVAVIAGLAATKTKGVASMSGGITEGWAKRVSGKHVTRGVSVEVGEVETAIDLRVIVHYGVKIPEVSRALQQAVKEAVETMTGLQVVEVNVKVEGVEIKEEESEVERTK from the coding sequence ATGGCTGAATACGGTTCCGAAGGAGCGATCCGGATTGCCGACGATGTGGTGGCAGTGATCGCCGGACTGGCAGCGACAAAGACAAAAGGGGTCGCCAGCATGTCTGGTGGCATCACCGAAGGTTGGGCCAAACGAGTCAGCGGCAAACACGTCACCCGCGGTGTTTCCGTGGAAGTGGGAGAGGTGGAAACCGCCATCGATCTCCGGGTGATCGTCCATTACGGCGTAAAGATCCCAGAAGTTTCCCGGGCGTTGCAGCAAGCGGTAAAAGAAGCAGTGGAAACGATGACCGGTCTCCAAGTGGTGGAAGTGAATGTAAAAGTGGAGGGAGTAGAGATCAAGGAAGAAGAGTCCGAGGTGGAACGGACGAAGTGA
- a CDS encoding aminopeptidase gives MRDQRINKLARLLVQHSMKVKSGDNVLIDVYGEKSELARALVPEVYQAGGFPFVQLNNSVLLRAQLLDTSEEHMKRVAKLDLERMKAMDCYVAIRGSENVNELADVSAEKMKLYSEHYGEVVNGQRVNHTKWVVLRYPNPSMAQLAQMSTEAFEDFFFNVCTVDYVRMDKAMDPLAKRIEQTDQVRIKGPGTDLTFSIKGMPAIKCAGEHNIPDGEVFTAPVRNSVNGVLTYNTASVYQGTTFENIRFEFQDGKIIKATANQTERLNQILDTDEGARYIGEFSLGVNPYINHPMKDTLFDEKINGSFHFTPGRAYQECNNGNQSAIHWDIVNIQRSDYGGGEIYFDGELIRKDGRFVVPDLEPLNPENLKG, from the coding sequence ATGCGCGATCAACGAATAAATAAGCTGGCCCGATTGTTGGTGCAGCATTCCATGAAGGTAAAATCCGGAGACAATGTTTTAATCGATGTTTACGGTGAAAAATCGGAGCTGGCCCGAGCCTTGGTGCCGGAGGTATATCAAGCGGGTGGCTTTCCCTTTGTTCAGCTTAACAACAGTGTGTTGCTCCGCGCCCAACTGCTGGATACCAGCGAGGAACATATGAAACGAGTCGCCAAGCTCGATTTGGAACGGATGAAAGCAATGGATTGTTATGTCGCCATCCGTGGCAGTGAAAACGTCAACGAACTTGCCGATGTTTCCGCGGAAAAGATGAAGCTGTATAGCGAGCACTACGGCGAGGTGGTTAACGGCCAGCGCGTCAATCACACCAAATGGGTGGTACTTCGCTATCCTAATCCGTCAATGGCGCAGTTGGCACAAATGAGCACCGAAGCTTTTGAGGATTTCTTTTTCAATGTTTGTACCGTCGATTATGTTCGAATGGATAAAGCGATGGATCCGCTGGCTAAACGAATTGAACAAACCGATCAAGTGCGGATTAAGGGGCCGGGAACTGATCTCACTTTCTCCATTAAAGGAATGCCCGCCATCAAATGCGCAGGCGAGCACAACATCCCCGACGGCGAAGTGTTTACGGCGCCGGTTCGCAACTCCGTCAACGGTGTGCTCACTTATAATACGGCCAGCGTTTACCAAGGAACGACCTTTGAAAATATTCGCTTTGAATTTCAAGATGGAAAAATCATTAAGGCGACCGCCAATCAGACCGAGCGCCTCAACCAAATTTTGGACACTGACGAAGGCGCCCGCTATATCGGTGAATTCAGCCTAGGAGTAAATCCCTATATCAATCATCCGATGAAAGATACCCTGTTTGATGAAAAAATCAACGGCAGCTTTCATTTTACGCCGGGACGTGCTTACCAAGAGTGCAACAACGGCAACCAATCCGCCATCCATTGGGATATTGTCAATATTCAGCGGAGTGATTACGGTGGCGGTGAAATCTATTTTGACGGTGAATTGATCCGTAAAGACGGACGTTTTGTCGTTCCGGATCTGGAACCTCTCAACCCAGAGAATTTAAAGGGATAA
- a CDS encoding LysR family transcriptional regulator codes for MQINQLITFLEVVKTGHFREAARRLNLTQPAVSAQIRSLEESLGSALFHRQPVSLTAAGKAFLPHARQMIALAETGRRAVQDSQTTQRGSITVGASSGAALAVLPRMLRYFHGNQPDVRVSVHTLPASTIINGLHEGRLDAGILYGSLEDTELVRQVLLYDRFVLITPYDHTLAIHSYLSMDELKTTPLISLTPETPERQLLNRLFSVKGIQPETAIELSSVEEVKRSVRLKLGIAIVPRLSLDDELDRDLRWIYLTGSDEQFPVVLLRPRDQHLSPTLHHFLEDIRGIYPSPWND; via the coding sequence ATGCAAATCAACCAACTGATTACCTTTTTGGAAGTCGTTAAAACCGGTCACTTTCGCGAAGCCGCCCGTCGGCTCAATCTGACGCAACCAGCGGTCAGCGCCCAAATCCGCAGCCTAGAGGAAAGCTTGGGTTCAGCATTATTCCACCGTCAACCTGTCTCACTTACCGCTGCCGGAAAAGCGTTTCTTCCCCATGCCCGCCAAATGATCGCCTTGGCCGAAACCGGCAGACGGGCGGTACAGGATAGCCAGACCACACAACGAGGTTCCATTACCGTCGGCGCATCTTCCGGCGCTGCTTTGGCCGTACTGCCGCGAATGTTGCGCTATTTCCACGGCAATCAACCGGATGTGCGCGTCTCGGTCCACACTTTACCAGCATCAACAATCATCAATGGTCTGCACGAAGGGCGCTTAGACGCGGGAATTCTTTACGGATCACTGGAAGATACCGAGCTGGTGCGCCAAGTACTTCTTTACGATCGTTTTGTGCTAATCACTCCCTATGATCACACCTTGGCTATACACTCCTATCTTTCCATGGATGAATTAAAAACGACGCCGCTAATCTCCCTTACACCGGAAACACCAGAACGACAATTGCTGAATCGCTTATTCTCCGTAAAAGGGATTCAACCGGAAACTGCGATCGAACTTTCCAGTGTCGAGGAAGTAAAGCGGAGCGTACGCCTCAAACTCGGGATTGCCATCGTTCCCAGGCTCAGTTTGGATGATGAATTGGATCGGGATTTGCGCTGGATTTATCTCACCGGTTCCGACGAACAATTTCCCGTTGTTTTATTGCGCCCCCGGGATCAGCATCTCTCGCCAACCCTGCACCACTTTTTAGAAGATATCCGTGGAATCTACCCTTCCCCTTGGAATGACTGA
- a CDS encoding M42 family metallopeptidase: MHTWPENKVIDTLLDLVRIPSPTGYTDSIIQYLEARLQAAGDRIRLRRNHKGGLLVTLRGEQRAPQRLLTAHVDTLGGMVKEIKSNGRLRLTRIGGYTWNSIEGVYCTVHTRNGDEIKGTVLPTHTSVHVYDDAGKQERNQENMEIRLDLPLTDAVGVRAHGIEIGDFISFDPRVERLPSGYIKGRHMDDKASAAILLELILQQVARGDPIPCDTHVIFSTYEEVGFGANSNIPTGVKEFLAVDMGAIGKGQNTDEHCVSICVKDASGPYHYGFRNRLADLAEKEGLYYKLDIYPRYQSDASAAVRAGYDLIHGLVGPGVDASHAFERTHRDALENTYRLLQHYIHSPLL, translated from the coding sequence TTGCATACATGGCCTGAGAATAAAGTGATTGATACGTTGCTTGATTTGGTTCGTATCCCGTCCCCAACCGGATATACCGACTCCATCATTCAATACCTAGAGGCCCGCTTGCAAGCGGCAGGAGATCGGATTCGGCTGCGCCGTAATCATAAAGGGGGGCTTTTGGTCACCTTGCGCGGCGAACAACGGGCTCCTCAGCGATTGTTGACCGCCCATGTAGACACTCTCGGTGGAATGGTAAAAGAGATTAAATCAAACGGTCGGCTTCGTCTTACCCGTATCGGAGGCTATACCTGGAATTCGATTGAAGGGGTGTATTGCACAGTACATACCCGTAACGGAGACGAGATAAAAGGAACCGTTTTGCCGACACATACTTCTGTCCATGTTTACGATGATGCCGGTAAGCAAGAGAGAAATCAGGAAAATATGGAAATCCGCCTCGACCTGCCGCTGACAGATGCGGTAGGCGTTCGAGCTCATGGGATTGAGATCGGGGACTTTATTTCATTTGATCCCCGTGTGGAACGATTGCCCAGCGGTTATATTAAGGGGCGTCATATGGATGATAAAGCGAGTGCCGCGATATTGTTGGAGTTGATCTTGCAACAGGTGGCGAGGGGGGATCCAATTCCCTGCGACACCCATGTGATCTTTAGCACTTATGAAGAAGTGGGCTTCGGTGCCAACTCCAACATCCCGACCGGAGTAAAAGAGTTTCTGGCGGTGGATATGGGGGCGATCGGGAAGGGGCAAAACACCGATGAACATTGTGTGTCCATCTGTGTAAAAGATGCCAGCGGCCCGTACCATTATGGCTTTCGTAACCGTTTGGCGGATTTGGCTGAAAAAGAAGGCCTCTATTATAAACTGGATATCTATCCCCGTTATCAATCAGACGCTAGTGCGGCTGTCCGTGCCGGTTACGATCTGATCCACGGTTTAGTCGGCCCCGGTGTTGACGCCTCCCATGCATTTGAACGGACCCATCGGGATGCATTGGAAAATACGTACCGACTGTTACAACATTATATCCACAGTCCGCTGTTATAA
- a CDS encoding DMT family transporter — translation MILGFLGVASICLNGSSGQLSSVRIFLGLISAICWTFGTLYMKKTAPQVDAVWLIALQSVIGGVVILATGSSIEHWNDIVWEVPFISTLLFISVFSTALGWLVFFKLVGSGEASKVGAFTFLIPLIATMTSVLFLSETVTFQLMVGLVLIITSIVLVNSKAKKRSDNRCIPPLPKEQEA, via the coding sequence TTGATTCTTGGCTTTCTCGGAGTCGCTTCCATCTGCTTAAACGGTAGCTCTGGTCAACTTTCCTCAGTTCGGATTTTTCTCGGTTTAATTAGTGCGATTTGCTGGACTTTCGGTACGTTGTATATGAAAAAAACAGCACCACAGGTCGATGCCGTTTGGTTGATTGCTCTTCAATCTGTTATTGGCGGAGTTGTAATATTAGCGACAGGCTCCTCCATTGAACATTGGAACGACATTGTATGGGAGGTGCCGTTTATATCGACTCTGTTGTTTATTTCCGTTTTCTCTACAGCGTTAGGTTGGCTCGTTTTCTTTAAACTTGTCGGTTCGGGCGAAGCCAGTAAAGTAGGCGCATTTACTTTTCTAATACCCCTAATTGCAACCATGACCAGTGTCCTCTTTTTAAGTGAAACGGTAACTTTTCAGCTAATGGTGGGACTTGTTCTGATTATTACTAGCATTGTCCTGGTGAACTCAAAAGCAAAAAAACGCTCGGATAACCGATGCATCCCGCCTCTTCCCAAGGAGCAAGAGGCATAA
- a CDS encoding YlaN family protein, whose translation MGIGGVPLSTPTQLELTQRAEQLLREDAKKIEQLIAVQLDNLTAPKCPLYEEVLDTQMFGLSREIDFAVRAGLITREQGREIISELERKLAHLYSLVLPSPNQS comes from the coding sequence ATGGGGATTGGGGGGGTTCCATTGTCTACGCCGACTCAGCTTGAATTAACCCAGCGCGCTGAACAATTGTTGCGGGAAGACGCTAAAAAAATTGAGCAATTGATTGCAGTCCAGCTGGATAACTTGACGGCGCCCAAATGCCCTCTCTATGAGGAAGTGTTGGATACCCAGATGTTCGGCCTATCCCGGGAGATCGATTTTGCCGTACGTGCCGGGTTGATAACCCGTGAGCAGGGTAGGGAAATCATCAGTGAACTGGAGCGGAAGTTAGCCCACTTATATTCACTTGTTCTTCCATCTCCCAACCAAAGCTAG
- a CDS encoding citrate synthase/methylcitrate synthase → MGAAIGMEGVYVADTALSLVDGQKGALIYRGHGAKDLALSHSFEEVAHLLLLGQLPEGNKAEIWRSALASKRALTAEEHRLLDALPPNMDMMESLRTGVSALSWDGAMWPPTPEAVATVLARIPTLVAYRWHRLQGTPFIQPRADLSHTANYLYLLTGKEPNPAHVRALDAYLVLTAEHGLNASTFAARVVTSTQSDGLSALTAAIGALKGPLHGGAPAEVEEMLEQIGSSSRAADWLQQRLQNGERLMGFGHRVYRTRDPRAEALREVAQQLASEEPWFELALEVEAEALRLLQQWKPERKLYTNVEFYAAVVLRAVGLPRELYTPTFTVARMAGWCAHILEQAANNRIIRPQSRYVGPLPEKSS, encoded by the coding sequence ATGGGAGCTGCAATCGGGATGGAAGGGGTTTATGTTGCTGATACCGCATTATCGTTAGTAGACGGACAAAAGGGTGCTCTCATCTACCGGGGACATGGGGCGAAAGATTTGGCTCTTTCCCATAGCTTTGAAGAGGTTGCTCATCTCTTGTTGCTCGGTCAACTGCCCGAAGGCAATAAGGCGGAAATATGGCGGAGCGCTCTGGCGAGTAAACGGGCGCTGACGGCGGAGGAACATCGACTTCTGGATGCATTGCCGCCCAATATGGATATGATGGAGAGCTTACGGACCGGGGTGTCGGCTTTGTCATGGGATGGAGCGATGTGGCCGCCGACTCCGGAGGCGGTGGCTACTGTACTGGCGCGGATTCCTACTTTAGTAGCTTATCGTTGGCACCGCTTACAAGGGACGCCGTTTATTCAACCGCGAGCAGATTTGTCCCATACGGCCAACTATCTCTATCTATTGACGGGAAAGGAGCCAAATCCGGCACATGTGCGGGCATTGGATGCGTATCTGGTGTTGACGGCGGAACATGGGTTAAATGCTTCCACTTTTGCGGCCAGGGTGGTTACATCCACCCAATCCGATGGATTGTCGGCGTTAACTGCGGCGATTGGCGCCTTAAAAGGGCCTCTGCACGGTGGAGCGCCGGCAGAAGTAGAGGAGATGCTGGAGCAGATCGGCTCCAGTTCACGGGCTGCTGATTGGCTGCAACAGCGCCTACAAAACGGGGAGCGGCTAATGGGGTTTGGGCATCGGGTGTACCGCACACGGGATCCACGGGCGGAAGCATTACGGGAAGTGGCACAGCAACTGGCGTCGGAAGAACCGTGGTTTGAGCTGGCGTTGGAGGTGGAAGCAGAAGCGTTGCGCTTGCTGCAACAATGGAAGCCGGAGAGAAAGCTATACACCAATGTGGAGTTCTACGCAGCGGTTGTTTTGCGCGCGGTCGGTCTGCCGCGAGAGTTGTATACTCCCACGTTCACCGTGGCGCGGATGGCGGGGTGGTGTGCACACATATTGGAGCAGGCGGCTAATAACCGCATTATTCGTCCCCAATCGCGTTATGTGGGGCCCTTACCGGAGAAGAGCAGTTGA
- a CDS encoding NYN domain-containing protein, whose product MRANRSISIWIDLENVYYGLKKYHMDPDHPEPQHNLFLRLQEHYGKQAIRMMEVYADFEQLDLSLHHLQKKHVHPHQVYGNGRGGEERKNAADIQLCLDAMDVLHTVPEVDTFVIVSADQDMIPLMDRLWSRGKRVELFCLRDESLSKNAQMEAFCDVSHNLFEFLNIPQFQNLSQMDRLLQDALIQIYEWYEDPNNADKSYGSTWIKKDLQRKINLTEGDANHLFTKMVQGKYLLPHEITVDGNTYYGYRVNLAHPQVRTVIRIAGYRVS is encoded by the coding sequence ATGAGAGCCAATAGATCGATCTCGATATGGATTGACCTGGAGAATGTTTATTATGGGTTAAAAAAATATCACATGGACCCTGATCATCCTGAACCGCAACATAATCTGTTCTTACGTTTGCAAGAACATTATGGAAAACAAGCAATCCGCATGATGGAAGTTTATGCTGACTTTGAACAATTGGATCTCTCTTTGCATCACTTACAAAAAAAGCATGTTCACCCTCACCAAGTATACGGAAACGGTCGCGGGGGAGAAGAGCGCAAAAATGCTGCGGATATCCAACTCTGTCTCGATGCGATGGATGTTTTGCACACGGTGCCCGAAGTAGATACATTTGTGATCGTAAGTGCGGATCAGGATATGATTCCATTAATGGATCGGTTGTGGTCCAGAGGGAAACGAGTGGAACTTTTTTGTCTACGGGATGAGAGTCTTTCCAAAAACGCCCAAATGGAAGCGTTTTGTGATGTTTCGCATAATTTATTCGAATTTTTAAATATACCGCAATTCCAAAATCTATCCCAGATGGACCGATTGTTACAAGATGCTCTGATCCAGATTTATGAATGGTATGAGGATCCGAATAACGCCGATAAGAGTTATGGCAGTACCTGGATCAAAAAAGACTTACAACGTAAAATCAATCTGACGGAAGGGGATGCCAATCATCTGTTTACGAAAATGGTGCAAGGAAAATATCTGCTTCCTCATGAAATAACGGTGGATGGAAACACCTATTATGGATATCGCGTTAACTTGGCACATCCCCAAGTACGGACGGTGATCCGGATCGCCGGTTACCGGGTCAGTTAA
- a CDS encoding AbrB/MazE/SpoVT family DNA-binding domain-containing protein, with the protein MKATGIVRKVDELGRIVLPVELRRTMDIDVRDPLEIYVDGTNVILKKYSPSCLFCGQVENVVSYRNKNVCENCLRELSSAIEQP; encoded by the coding sequence ATGAAAGCCACAGGTATTGTGCGCAAAGTGGACGAATTGGGGCGGATTGTATTGCCGGTTGAGCTGAGGCGCACCATGGACATCGATGTGAGGGATCCTCTGGAAATATATGTGGATGGGACAAACGTCATCCTAAAAAAATACAGTCCATCCTGCCTTTTTTGTGGTCAGGTGGAAAATGTGGTATCCTACCGCAATAAAAATGTGTGCGAAAATTGCCTGAGAGAATTGTCCTCGGCAATTGAACAGCCTTGA
- a CDS encoding GAF domain-containing protein, with product MFALESVEGDASTRYEHLLRQGQALVEGERDWLANLANAASLLYHALDRVNWAGFYLMKKGELVLGPFMGLPACIRIPVGKGVCGTAVQERATQLVPDVLKFPGHIACDATTRSEIVIPLIVDGDIIGVLDIDSPEPERFNEEDRQYLEQFAQLLVESIDWSPVKNATA from the coding sequence ATGTTTGCCTTAGAATCTGTGGAGGGCGATGCTTCAACTCGCTATGAACACTTGCTGCGGCAAGGTCAAGCGCTGGTTGAGGGAGAGCGGGATTGGCTGGCCAACCTGGCCAACGCTGCTTCATTACTATACCATGCACTGGACCGAGTCAATTGGGCCGGTTTTTATCTAATGAAAAAAGGGGAATTGGTGCTGGGACCGTTTATGGGACTTCCCGCTTGTATCCGTATCCCCGTCGGGAAAGGCGTATGTGGAACCGCTGTACAGGAGCGCGCGACACAGCTGGTGCCGGATGTGCTGAAATTTCCCGGCCATATCGCTTGTGACGCAACCACGCGTTCCGAAATCGTCATCCCCCTGATCGTGGATGGAGACATCATCGGCGTCCTCGATATCGACAGCCCGGAGCCGGAACGGTTTAACGAGGAAGATCGCCAATACTTGGAGCAATTTGCCCAGCTGTTGGTGGAGAGTATCGATTGGTCGCCGGTGAAAAACGCCACCGCTTAA
- the glsA gene encoding glutaminase A, with the protein MQTMLEEMVEKYREVGHQGKLADYIPELAKQDPLSLGIAIRTVDGEEYSAGDCPLTFTLQSISKVITLILALMDHGEDVVFSRVGMEPTGDPFNAIYKLEMYSPGKPLNPMINAGALVVSSLIGGNTVDQRLQRVLALVRDMADNPKIEINTAVYHSERATGHRNRAMAHFLKEFGMIDDVESTLELYFQQCSIAVNCRDLARMGLCLAQYGVNQSGKQVIPQELARLVKTFMVTCGMYNASGEFAIYAGIPAKSGVSGGILASVPDKMGIGVFGPALDEKGNSIAGSALLKGLSRSYNLSIF; encoded by the coding sequence ATGCAGACGATGTTGGAGGAAATGGTCGAGAAATACCGGGAGGTGGGCCATCAAGGAAAGTTGGCTGATTATATCCCTGAGTTGGCTAAGCAGGATCCATTGTCCCTCGGGATTGCCATTCGCACGGTGGATGGAGAAGAATATTCCGCCGGCGACTGCCCGCTCACTTTTACATTACAGAGCATTTCTAAGGTGATCACCTTGATCCTGGCGTTGATGGACCATGGTGAAGACGTCGTTTTTAGTCGGGTCGGGATGGAACCGACTGGGGATCCCTTTAATGCCATCTATAAGCTGGAGATGTATTCACCGGGAAAGCCACTCAATCCAATGATCAATGCGGGTGCTTTGGTCGTCAGTTCCTTGATCGGGGGCAATACGGTTGATCAGCGGTTACAGCGGGTGCTTGCCTTGGTGCGAGATATGGCGGATAATCCCAAGATTGAAATCAATACCGCCGTCTACCATTCGGAACGGGCGACGGGACATCGGAATCGCGCGATGGCTCATTTTTTAAAAGAATTTGGTATGATCGATGATGTGGAATCCACGTTGGAGTTGTATTTTCAACAATGTTCCATCGCGGTCAATTGCCGCGATTTGGCTCGCATGGGATTATGTTTAGCCCAATATGGAGTCAATCAATCCGGAAAACAAGTGATTCCCCAGGAGTTGGCCCGCCTGGTAAAAACGTTTATGGTCACTTGCGGCATGTATAACGCCTCGGGTGAGTTTGCCATCTATGCTGGTATACCGGCTAAAAGTGGCGTCTCAGGAGGCATTCTGGCATCAGTTCCGGATAAGATGGGGATCGGTGTATTTGGTCCTGCCCTGGACGAGAAGGGAAACAGCATCGCTGGTAGTGCCCTATTAAAAGGGTTAAGTCGCTCGTACAATCTCTCCATTTTTTAG
- a CDS encoding PaaI family thioesterase: MSLLEDLTAVVHNGADEEREILALALQAIRQKRERNSAYPSGFLGLSGELTESNGYRFRVPITPYMLNRAGMVHGGITATLIDSTMGSLVNRRLPENRFAVTAEMKVHYLLPGLGQELISTAHLLRMGHTLAVTECRVENERGSLIAMATATFSLQKKRS, from the coding sequence ATGTCACTACTAGAAGATTTAACCGCTGTTGTTCACAATGGGGCGGATGAGGAACGGGAAATCCTTGCCCTCGCGTTGCAGGCGATCCGGCAGAAACGGGAGCGCAACAGCGCTTATCCTTCCGGCTTTCTCGGCTTGTCGGGAGAGTTAACAGAGTCAAACGGTTACCGTTTTCGCGTTCCGATCACGCCTTATATGCTGAACCGAGCCGGAATGGTTCATGGTGGAATTACCGCTACCTTGATCGATTCCACCATGGGCTCCCTAGTAAATCGCCGCTTACCGGAAAACCGTTTTGCCGTAACGGCGGAAATGAAGGTACACTATTTGCTGCCCGGTTTAGGACAGGAATTGATCTCTACTGCCCACCTCTTACGGATGGGACATACATTGGCGGTGACGGAATGTCGGGTGGAAAACGAGCGCGGCAGTTTAATCGCCATGGCCACGGCTACCTTTTCCCTCCAGAAAAAGCGGTCGTGA